The Buchnera aphidicola (Rhopalosiphum padi) genome segment TCATCCAGATTTATTTATAAATCATTCTGAATTTGAAAAGAAAATAGTTTTACAAAAATCAATTAAAATTAACAAAGGATATAAAATTTTACAAGATTCATTAACTAGAGGTATGTATTTACTTTCTTTAAATGGGTTTAAAGTTAGTAAGGAAAAATTCTTATCTGAGGATAAACATTTTTTAAAAAAATATTTTTTTTTATATGAAGAGTTAAATTTTTTAACAGAAAATAATTGTGATGAAGCTCAAATTAATACTTTTTTTAAAAAAATAGAAAAGAAAATAAAAAATTATGAACAAATAATTGAAATTAAATTCAATGAAAAAAAATGGGATGATGTTATTAAATTAATAACCGAACTTCTGTTTTTTAAAAAAATACAAACGCGTTTGAAAAAATAATAACAACTTATCCAAGTTAGATAAATTAGGATTTTCTACATGGTTTTTGTGAAAAATAAAGTTGAAAAAAAATTAATTTTAGGTATTGATTTTGGAACTACTTATTCTCTTTTAGCAAGTATACAAAATGAACGTACTGTTTTATTAACAGATACTAAAAAACGTTATTTATTACCATCAATTGTAAATTACAATAAAAGCAACCTTCTAATTGGCTGGGAAGCAGAGAAAAAAATAGTTGAAGATCCGATTAACACAATTACTTCAGTTAAACGTTTAATTGGTCGTTCTATTGATTTTATTAAAAAAGAATTTCCTATTCTACCATATATTGTAGAAGAAAATAAAGATGGAGGTATTTTATTTCATACAAATTCTGGACTTGTTACCCCAGTTGATGTTACTAGTGACATATTAAAATTCTTAAAAGAAAAAGCCTATAAATTTTTTAATCAAAAATTAGATGCAACAGTAATTACTGTTCCTGCATATTTCGATAATATTCAAAGAGAATCTATAAAAAAAGCTGCTATATCAGCGAAAATTAATTTAATTAGATTATTAAATGAACCGACATCTGCTGCTGTTGCTTATGGTTTACAACTAAATAAAGAAGGTATTGTTGTTGTCTATGATTTAGGAGGTGGTACTTTTGATATTTCTGTATTAAAGTTAAATAAAGGAATATTTGAAGTTTTAGCAACGGCTGGTGATTCAAATTTAGGTGGTGATGATTTTGATATTCTTTTAGCTAATTATATTTATAAAAAATCAAATTTATTACATAAATGCAATAATTTTTTTCAATCCTTATTACTTAAAAAAGCAAAAGAAACAAAGATAAAACTTACTCAATATGAAAAAGTAAAAATCAATTTTTTTAATTGGAATGGTGTTATTTATCGTGATGAATTTAACCTAATTATTAAGAATTTAATTAAAAAAACTTTATTCATTTGTTCTGGTCTTCTTAAAGAAATTGATCTTAAGGTAGAAAATATTAAAGAGATTATTATGGTTGGTGGATCAACACGAGTCCCATTGGTATATGAAGAAGTAAAAAAATTTTTTCGAAGATCACCTTTAATTTCCATAAATCCTGATCAGGTTGTTGCAATAGGCGCTGCAATACAATCAGGTATGCTTGTTCAAAATGCTTTCCAAAAAAGAACAATTTTACTAGATGTAATACCTCTTTCTTTAGGTATTGAAGTAATGGGAGGATTTGTTGAAAAAATTATTTTTCGTAATACTCCTATACCTATTTCTAAGACAAAAGAATTTACAACTGCTAAAGATAATCAAAGTGTAATTCTTATTCACGTGTTACAAGGAGAGAGAGAATTAGTAAAAGATTGTATCTCTCTTTCACGGTTCGTGTTGAAAGACATTCCTTCTAAAAAAGCAGGCATGGTTCGGATTGAAGTTACT includes the following:
- the hscB gene encoding Fe-S protein assembly co-chaperone HscB, yielding MDYFTLFNLPKKYRINKSLLSKNFYKLQLKFHPDLFINHSEFEKKIVLQKSIKINKGYKILQDSLTRGMYLLSLNGFKVSKEKFLSEDKHFLKKYFFLYEELNFLTENNCDEAQINTFFKKIEKKIKNYEQIIEIKFNEKKWDDVIKLITELLFFKKIQTRLKK
- the hscA gene encoding Fe-S protein assembly chaperone HscA; translation: MVFVKNKVEKKLILGIDFGTTYSLLASIQNERTVLLTDTKKRYLLPSIVNYNKSNLLIGWEAEKKIVEDPINTITSVKRLIGRSIDFIKKEFPILPYIVEENKDGGILFHTNSGLVTPVDVTSDILKFLKEKAYKFFNQKLDATVITVPAYFDNIQRESIKKAAISAKINLIRLLNEPTSAAVAYGLQLNKEGIVVVYDLGGGTFDISVLKLNKGIFEVLATAGDSNLGGDDFDILLANYIYKKSNLLHKCNNFFQSLLLKKAKETKIKLTQYEKVKINFFNWNGVIYRDEFNLIIKNLIKKTLFICSGLLKEIDLKVENIKEIIMVGGSTRVPLVYEEVKKFFRRSPLISINPDQVVAIGAAIQSGMLVQNAFQKRTILLDVIPLSLGIEVMGGFVEKIIFRNTPIPISKTKEFTTAKDNQSVILIHVLQGERELVKDCISLSRFVLKDIPSKKAGMVRIEVTFEIDTDGLISVKALEKSSHKQKKIKIENTTFLKNKTIDNLIKESTIYAKEDYYLRVKKEKKIESKYILDILNNALQEDKSLITSDELKKIRLKQIELQKSMDEDDFFSMKLNLKKLEEVSKNFFSLRLKKNINFSPIKHLSDETK